TCATCTCAAGGCTTTCAGGTTCTAACCCTAACACCACAAGCTCCTCAGGAGAAAAACCTCTCATCTCAGCTAAGGTGAGTATGTCTAAAAAACTTACCTCGTGGATGGAGAGTTTTTCAAGAATCTGTTTAGGTAGGGTGTCTTTAGTAAATTTGTGAAGGGTGCCAGGAGGACTTCCTTTTGCGATGGCATCTATTACCAAAAGTCTTTTGGCTTTTTCTATGTAAGGAAGTAGTTGAAAACTCCCTACTCCTCCGTCAACAAGCTCCACCTTTTCAGAAGGAACTTCAAAAAACTCTTCCAAAACCTTAACTGCTAAAACTCCTATCCCTTCGTCTGCAAGTAAAACATTCCCTATCCCTAATACCACAACTTTATCCATCATCGATAAACTCTCTCATTATTTTTTAGACGAAGTCTTTAAAATTTTAATATACCATTTAAATATTAATTTAGAAAGTTGATATTGACTTTTACAAAAATGGGAAAAATAATAAAATTAAGATTTGAGTTAAACTTTAAATGATTTTATGACTTGGGGTTTTTGGTGTTGAATAGAGTTAAATTTCAAAACCATCGGGTTTTGAGTATTTCTGTTTCAGGTTACTCCTTGATAGAACTTATTGCAGTTATCACTCTTATAGCTATCTTGGTTAGTGTTGC
Above is a genomic segment from Thermodesulfobacterium commune DSM 2178 containing:
- a CDS encoding HyaD/HybD family hydrogenase maturation endopeptidase: MMDKVVVLGIGNVLLADEGIGVLAVKVLEEFFEVPSEKVELVDGGVGSFQLLPYIEKAKRLLVIDAIAKGSPPGTLHKFTKDTLPKQILEKLSIHEVSFLDILTLAEMRGFSPEELVVLGLEPESLEMRYELSPSVKANFIPLIEAVVSQLKDWDIELVPKKDLRRWEELFFVDRP